One Enterococcus silesiacus genomic window carries:
- a CDS encoding secretion system protein E: MDIKELSQELIEWGIKEAIQDIYVLPIENNVQIFARKGASRVIFKELNEREGEKLIFHFKFIGSMDIGEKRKAQVGAVTYKLKQQELRLRLSTVGDFRQRESLVIRFLHVFGNSHEYYFLPRQLTVVRNHIKHRGLHLFCGPVGSGKTTLMYKLAKETDQFQQVITIEDPVEIEEESFLQLQTNPKIDLTYDVLIKACLRHRPDILIIGEIRDGLTAQAAIRAALTGHTVFATIHARSITGVSERLIELGVQQREIVECVTGIIYQRLLPFRTTTDEVVSGLLMDYNFSREMTSRWSNELRKVWAYGFIDNQTFEKEKEH; this comes from the coding sequence ATGGATATTAAAGAACTTTCTCAGGAATTAATTGAATGGGGAATAAAAGAAGCTATACAGGACATCTATGTGTTACCGATTGAGAATAACGTTCAGATATTTGCTAGGAAAGGTGCAAGCCGAGTGATTTTTAAAGAATTGAATGAGCGTGAAGGAGAGAAGTTGATTTTTCATTTTAAGTTTATCGGAAGTATGGATATTGGTGAGAAAAGAAAAGCACAGGTCGGAGCGGTAACGTATAAGCTTAAACAGCAAGAACTGCGTTTAAGGTTATCGACAGTTGGAGATTTTAGGCAAAGAGAGAGCTTGGTTATCCGTTTTTTACATGTTTTTGGAAACAGTCATGAATATTACTTTTTGCCTCGGCAATTAACAGTTGTCCGTAATCATATTAAGCATCGCGGGTTACATTTATTTTGTGGTCCTGTTGGGTCGGGGAAGACCACGCTGATGTATAAGCTAGCTAAAGAAACAGATCAGTTTCAGCAAGTAATCACGATAGAAGATCCAGTGGAGATCGAGGAAGAATCTTTTTTACAGTTACAAACTAATCCTAAAATTGATTTGACCTATGATGTATTGATCAAAGCATGTTTACGCCATCGACCAGATATTTTAATCATCGGAGAAATTCGAGATGGACTTACAGCACAAGCAGCAATCAGAGCTGCACTTACAGGACACACAGTTTTTGCAACGATTCATGCAAGAAGTATCACTGGGGTATCTGAGCGTTTGATTGAATTAGGCGTTCAGCAAAGAGAGATCGTTGAATGTGTAACGGGCATTATTTACCAAAGACTCTTGCCTTTTCGAACGACTACTGATGAGGTTGTCAGCGGATTGCTTATGGATTATAACTTTTCTAGAGAAATGACTTCTAGGTGGTCAAATGAATTAAGAAAGGTTTGGGCCTATGGTTTTATCGATAATCAAACATTTGAAAAAGAAAAAGAGCATTAA
- a CDS encoding competence protein ComG has protein sequence MKGNMKKKRMDFAGFTLLEMLVVLLIISVLILLFVPNLSKHKESVDKKGSEAIVKIVETQIDLYQIEKNQTPSVEQLLKEQYITQEQYDKYQASKK, from the coding sequence ATGAAAGGAAATATGAAAAAAAAACGAATGGATTTTGCTGGTTTTACGTTATTAGAAATGCTTGTAGTGCTGTTGATCATTTCTGTATTGATTCTATTATTTGTTCCAAACCTTTCAAAGCATAAAGAAAGTGTAGACAAAAAAGGTAGTGAAGCAATCGTCAAAATTGTTGAAACACAGATCGATCTGTACCAAATAGAAAAAAATCAAACACCTTCTGTAGAACAGTTATTAAAAGAACAATATATTACGCAAGAGCAATATGACAAGTATCAAGCGAGTAAGAAGTGA
- a CDS encoding N-terminal cleavage protein: protein MIVNNMKGFTLMESLVVLFICTTFMLLPVLAINKWKQVLDVEQFLSSFEKNLLFTQQMAVVNTIDTRIVFFEDSQQISFVSSKNESLLIPEALHATGPNKIVFKKDSGNNGNLSKFSFLWKEKKKVIEFQFQMGSGRYVKKIQSL from the coding sequence GTGATCGTGAATAACATGAAAGGTTTTACTTTAATGGAATCTTTGGTAGTGTTATTTATTTGTACGACTTTTATGTTGCTTCCGGTACTTGCTATAAATAAGTGGAAACAGGTGTTGGATGTGGAACAATTTTTATCGTCGTTTGAAAAAAATCTGTTGTTTACCCAACAGATGGCAGTTGTAAATACTATAGATACACGGATCGTATTTTTTGAGGATAGCCAGCAGATCAGTTTTGTGAGTTCCAAAAATGAATCATTGCTGATTCCGGAAGCCTTGCATGCTACTGGACCAAATAAAATTGTATTCAAAAAGGACTCAGGAAATAATGGGAATTTATCAAAATTTTCTTTTTTATGGAAAGAAAAAAAGAAAGTGATTGAATTTCAATTTCAAATGGGAAGTGGTCGCTATGTTAAAAAAATTCAATCCTTATAA
- a CDS encoding N-terminal cleavage protein — MEKSHLHSRENDRRKRFAGFTLIECLFALMLLSIICLLFSASIKNAAAVTRQLKKVKEKEWHIFVIQLENELKNCYYERTQANKIVLRNQKNNKPIWIEYKLGKIVKVENGGYQPLLTEVEQADFIEEGKAILIKVTLEENLNVAAKWIITQEHENQSVL, encoded by the coding sequence ATGGAAAAGAGTCACTTACACTCAAGAGAGAATGATCGACGAAAAAGATTTGCTGGTTTTACTTTAATAGAATGTCTATTCGCACTGATGCTATTATCGATTATCTGTTTACTTTTTTCAGCTTCAATAAAAAATGCAGCAGCGGTGACCAGACAGTTGAAAAAGGTAAAAGAAAAAGAGTGGCATATTTTTGTGATTCAATTAGAAAACGAGTTGAAAAACTGCTATTACGAAAGAACCCAAGCGAATAAAATCGTTCTCAGAAACCAGAAAAATAATAAGCCGATTTGGATTGAGTATAAGCTAGGCAAAATTGTAAAAGTAGAAAATGGCGGATATCAGCCGCTTCTAACAGAGGTCGAACAAGCTGATTTTATAGAGGAAGGGAAAGCTATTTTGATAAAAGTAACTTTGGAGGAGAACTTGAATGTTGCAGCAAAATGGATCATCACGCAGGAGCATGAGAATCAATCAGTATTATAA
- a CDS encoding adenine methyltransferase — translation MFPEKIEKAFGLMEQAIQLLKRSLDTSFLDAYTENGENIIDNYQVRVLDGVPDEPTVQKLKTIYQQLQAIELEPEEIRRLSQLILLKGNKIESLQANHQLTPDSIGFLFVYLIEQLYSPKQSLKILDIATGMGNLLLTIILNLNIAQYTVQGFGVDIDDTLLSVSATNNEWTKAAIQLFHQDGLQDLLVDPVDVAVSDLPIGFYPNDEKVKEFDSAAQEGHSYAHHLLMEQAMKFVKPDGYGLFLIPANILETEQSSFFKNWLQKNVYLQGMIQLPDELFQSVQSRKSILFVQNKGEQSEQAKEVLVAKLGSLKDPAKITQFFQQFEAWKSSNLK, via the coding sequence TTGTTCCCTGAGAAAATAGAAAAGGCTTTCGGTTTAATGGAACAAGCCATCCAATTACTAAAACGTTCTTTAGATACTTCTTTTTTAGACGCGTACACTGAAAACGGTGAGAATATCATTGATAATTATCAAGTACGTGTGCTGGATGGAGTGCCGGATGAGCCAACTGTTCAAAAACTTAAAACCATTTATCAACAATTACAAGCAATCGAATTAGAACCAGAAGAGATTAGACGTTTGTCTCAGTTGATTTTACTTAAAGGGAATAAAATAGAGTCCTTACAAGCAAATCATCAGCTAACACCAGATAGCATCGGTTTTTTATTTGTTTATTTGATCGAACAGCTATACAGTCCCAAACAGTCGCTTAAAATTTTAGATATTGCAACTGGTATGGGCAATCTTTTATTGACGATTATTCTTAACTTGAATATAGCTCAGTACACTGTTCAAGGCTTTGGTGTCGATATCGATGATACATTGCTGTCTGTTTCAGCTACGAATAATGAATGGACAAAAGCGGCAATACAATTATTCCATCAAGATGGATTACAAGACTTACTTGTTGATCCTGTAGATGTAGCAGTTAGTGACTTGCCAATCGGATTTTATCCAAATGATGAAAAGGTCAAAGAATTTGACTCAGCAGCGCAAGAAGGTCATAGTTATGCGCATCATTTATTGATGGAACAAGCGATGAAATTTGTTAAACCTGACGGCTACGGTTTATTCTTGATACCGGCTAATATTTTAGAGACAGAGCAAAGTTCGTTCTTTAAAAATTGGCTCCAGAAAAATGTTTATCTACAAGGAATGATCCAACTACCAGATGAACTTTTTCAATCAGTTCAGTCGAGAAAAAGTATTTTATTTGTACAAAATAAAGGTGAACAAAGCGAACAGGCGAAGGAAGTTCTTGTTGCAAAATTAGGTTCGTTGAAAGATCCTGCAAAAATCACACAATTTTTTCAACAATTTGAGGCTTGGAAGTCTTCAAATTTAAAATAA
- a CDS encoding acetate kinase (Enables the production of acetyl-CoA by phosphorylating acetate in the presence of ATP and a divalent cation): MSKTIAINAGSSSLKWQLYQMPNEEVIAKGIVERIGLNDSIFTIKYGDDKKYEEVIDINDHDVAVKMLLDKLTELNILASFDEITGVGHRVVAGGEDFKDSVVIDDEVLEKIEKLADLAPLHNPANAMGIKAFKKILPNIISVAVFDTAFHTTMPKHNFLYSIPTEYYDKYAARKYGAHGTSHKYVAERAAEMLGRPIEELKIITCHLGNGASITAVDGGKSVDTSMGFTPLAGVTMGTRSGDIDPSLLAYLMEKLELTDIKDMIDILNKKSGLLGLTGISSDMRDLEANMDKEAVQVAYDIFTDRIRKYIGSYVTVLNGVDAIVFTAGIGENDAHVRSEVIKGMTWFGCELDDEKNNVRGKESVISTDDSKVKVLLIPTDEELMIARDVERLRK; the protein is encoded by the coding sequence ATGTCTAAAACAATTGCAATCAATGCTGGAAGTTCAAGTTTAAAATGGCAGTTATATCAAATGCCAAATGAAGAAGTAATCGCAAAAGGGATCGTTGAACGAATTGGGTTAAATGATTCTATCTTTACAATCAAATACGGCGATGACAAAAAATATGAAGAAGTTATTGATATCAATGATCACGATGTTGCTGTAAAAATGTTATTGGACAAACTAACTGAATTGAACATCTTAGCATCTTTCGATGAAATTACAGGTGTTGGTCACCGTGTGGTTGCAGGTGGGGAAGACTTTAAAGATTCTGTTGTCATTGATGATGAAGTTTTAGAAAAAATTGAAAAATTAGCAGATCTTGCGCCATTACACAATCCTGCTAATGCAATGGGAATCAAAGCATTCAAAAAAATCTTGCCTAATATTATCAGTGTTGCTGTGTTTGATACGGCTTTCCATACAACAATGCCAAAACACAACTTTTTATATAGTATTCCAACTGAATACTATGACAAATATGCCGCTCGTAAATATGGCGCACATGGAACAAGCCATAAATATGTTGCTGAGCGTGCAGCAGAAATGCTTGGTCGTCCAATCGAAGAGCTAAAAATCATTACTTGTCACTTAGGTAATGGTGCATCAATCACAGCGGTTGATGGTGGTAAATCTGTAGATACATCAATGGGCTTTACACCACTTGCAGGTGTAACAATGGGAACTCGTTCTGGGGATATTGATCCTTCTTTACTAGCTTACCTAATGGAAAAACTTGAATTAACAGATATCAAAGATATGATTGATATTTTAAATAAAAAATCAGGTCTACTTGGTTTGACTGGTATCTCTAGTGATATGCGTGATTTAGAAGCAAACATGGATAAAGAAGCAGTTCAAGTAGCTTATGATATCTTTACAGACCGTATCCGTAAATACATTGGTAGTTACGTAACTGTTTTAAACGGTGTTGATGCAATTGTCTTTACTGCTGGAATTGGTGAAAATGATGCACATGTTCGTAGCGAAGTAATCAAAGGTATGACTTGGTTTGGTTGTGAACTAGATGATGAGAAAAATAATGTTCGTGGAAAAGAATCAGTGATTTCTACAGACGATTCTAAAGTTAAAGTATTATTGATTCCAACAGATGAAGAATTAATGATTGCTCGTGATGTTGAACGTCTAAGAAAATAA
- a CDS encoding universal stress protein UspA, whose translation MLQNYRKIMVAVDGSSEAELAFQKAMNVAMRNDAELLLAHVIDTRAFQSVSSFDGVLAEQATEMAKQTLEGYKKQAKEHGCEKVSSIIEYGSPKPLIAKQLPKDQEVDLIMLGATGLNAVERLFIGSVSEYVIRNAACDVLVVRTDLANKVPVQQDDE comes from the coding sequence ATGTTACAAAATTATCGTAAAATCATGGTTGCAGTTGATGGATCATCTGAAGCAGAATTAGCTTTTCAAAAAGCAATGAACGTTGCCATGAGAAATGATGCAGAATTACTTCTAGCTCATGTTATTGATACACGGGCTTTTCAATCTGTTTCTTCATTTGATGGTGTTTTAGCAGAACAAGCTACAGAAATGGCAAAACAAACGCTTGAAGGTTATAAAAAACAAGCAAAAGAGCATGGTTGTGAGAAAGTGTCCAGTATCATTGAATATGGTTCACCCAAGCCTTTAATTGCAAAACAACTGCCTAAAGATCAAGAAGTGGATCTAATTATGTTAGGTGCCACCGGTCTAAATGCAGTTGAACGATTATTTATCGGCTCTGTTTCTGAATACGTTATCCGCAATGCAGCCTGTGACGTGTTAGTCGTAAGAACAGACTTAGCTAATAAAGTCCCTGTTCAACAAGATGATGAATAG
- a CDS encoding recombinase RarA, giving the protein MQQPLAFRMRPRNLDEVVGQQQLVGPSKIIRRMVEARMLSSMILYGPPGTGKTSIASAIAGSTNYAFRLLNAATDTKKDLQIVAEEAKMSGTVILLLDEVHRLDKTKQDFLLPHLESGRIIMIGATTENPYITINPAIRSRTQIFEVKPLTELDIQKAIKEALADKERGLGEYPVVLEEKALQHLSRATNGDLRSALNGLELAVKSTPENENNQIELTLSIIEECVQRKALTHDKNGDAHYDVISAFQKSIRGSDVDAALHYLARLVEAGDLPIICRRLMVIAYEDIGLGNPPAAARTITAVQAAEKLGFPEARIPLASVVIDLCLSPKSNSAISAIDAALSDIRDGKAGDVPDHLRDSHYSGAKDLNRGIGYQYPHNFENAWVDQQYLPDKIKNAHYYEPIDTGKYEQALHQQYQRIQEWKKGKKTKK; this is encoded by the coding sequence ATGCAACAACCATTAGCTTTTCGTATGCGGCCGCGTAATTTAGATGAGGTCGTTGGTCAGCAACAACTTGTTGGTCCAAGCAAAATCATCCGCAGAATGGTGGAAGCGCGCATGCTTTCATCCATGATTCTATATGGTCCCCCAGGAACTGGCAAGACTAGTATCGCAAGCGCAATCGCAGGTTCTACAAACTATGCTTTTCGCCTTTTAAATGCCGCAACAGATACTAAAAAAGATCTGCAAATCGTTGCAGAGGAAGCTAAAATGAGCGGTACTGTGATCTTATTACTGGATGAGGTCCACCGTTTAGATAAGACAAAACAAGATTTTTTACTACCCCATCTTGAAAGTGGTAGAATTATTATGATCGGGGCGACAACCGAGAATCCGTATATTACAATTAATCCAGCGATTCGTAGCCGAACACAAATTTTTGAAGTTAAACCATTAACGGAGTTGGACATTCAAAAAGCGATCAAAGAAGCCTTAGCTGATAAAGAACGTGGTTTGGGTGAGTATCCTGTTGTTTTAGAAGAAAAAGCTCTGCAGCACTTATCCCGTGCCACAAACGGTGACTTACGCAGTGCCTTAAACGGATTAGAATTAGCAGTAAAATCCACACCTGAAAATGAAAATAATCAAATTGAACTTACGCTGTCGATCATTGAAGAATGTGTCCAACGTAAGGCTTTGACCCATGATAAAAATGGTGATGCTCATTATGATGTAATCTCGGCTTTTCAAAAATCGATTCGCGGAAGTGACGTTGACGCAGCGCTTCATTACCTGGCCAGACTTGTTGAGGCTGGCGATTTACCGATTATTTGCCGCCGCTTAATGGTGATTGCTTATGAAGATATCGGTTTAGGAAACCCGCCAGCCGCAGCTCGGACAATCACAGCTGTGCAAGCTGCCGAAAAATTAGGCTTTCCAGAAGCCCGCATCCCTCTAGCTAGTGTGGTTATTGATTTGTGCCTGTCACCAAAATCTAATTCTGCTATTAGTGCCATTGATGCTGCTTTGTCCGATATTCGTGATGGAAAAGCAGGAGATGTCCCTGATCATTTACGAGATAGCCATTACTCAGGTGCGAAAGATTTAAATCGCGGAATCGGTTATCAATATCCGCATAACTTTGAGAATGCTTGGGTTGATCAGCAATATCTTCCAGATAAAATAAAAAATGCACATTATTATGAACCTATTGATACTGGAAAATATGAACAAGCGCTACACCAACAATATCAACGGATTCAAGAGTGGAAAAAAGGGAAAAAAACAAAAAAATAA
- a CDS encoding 3-methyladenine DNA glycosylase: MNETINFFNTKSTEEIAQFLLGMYLEHETNSGILAGYIVDTEAYLGPEDEAAHSFGLRNTPRLKAMYEQPGTIYLYTMHTHLILNMVTQEKGKPQGVMIRAIEPVKGIKKMEENRNGRKGIELSNGPGKLVAALGIDRELYGQSIFDSTLRIVPEKRKTPKKIISLPRIGIPNKGIWTEQPLRYAVSGNPYISKQRRNDINQKTFGWKEENK, translated from the coding sequence ATGAATGAAACAATAAATTTTTTTAATACAAAGTCGACTGAAGAAATCGCTCAATTTTTACTGGGCATGTACTTAGAACATGAAACAAATTCTGGCATTCTTGCAGGGTACATTGTTGATACAGAAGCATATTTAGGACCGGAAGATGAAGCGGCTCACAGTTTTGGATTGAGAAATACCCCACGATTAAAGGCGATGTATGAGCAACCAGGAACCATTTATCTATACACCATGCATACTCATTTGATCTTAAATATGGTGACTCAAGAAAAGGGCAAGCCGCAAGGAGTAATGATTCGGGCAATCGAACCCGTTAAAGGGATCAAAAAAATGGAAGAAAACCGTAATGGCCGAAAAGGAATCGAGTTATCTAATGGACCTGGGAAATTAGTGGCAGCTTTAGGAATTGACAGAGAACTATACGGTCAATCGATTTTTGACAGTACACTTAGGATTGTTCCTGAAAAAAGAAAAACACCAAAGAAAATCATCTCACTACCTCGAATTGGGATACCAAATAAAGGTATCTGGACAGAGCAGCCGTTAAGATATGCTGTCTCAGGGAATCCGTATATATCCAAACAACGAAGAAATGATATCAATCAGAAAACTTTTGGCTGGAAGGAAGAAAATAAATGA
- a CDS encoding ribosomal protein L11 methyltransferase, whose amino-acid sequence MKWTEVKVETASEAVEAISNIMMEAGASGVAIEDSLDVENFQSDLYGELLDKEQFTHIKDGALVMAYFPETTFLPEILPFIKESITRLPEFGLAIGKNEVSVSEVAESDWATAWKKYYHPVRVTRFLTIVPSWEKYEAQDQFEKIITLDPGMAFGTGTHPTTRLTLQALETVLRGGETLLDVGTGSGVLSIASKYLGAKEVHAYDLDEVAVTAAKENMDMNPIASDVHVSANDLLKNVTIEADVIVANILADIITLMIEDAWRLLKNDGTLIVSGIIHEKKAMILEKMTEMGFLVDQIFQQGDWYAIILKKTEEE is encoded by the coding sequence ATGAAGTGGACAGAAGTAAAAGTAGAAACAGCCAGTGAAGCGGTTGAGGCAATCTCAAATATTATGATGGAAGCAGGAGCTAGTGGTGTAGCTATTGAAGATTCTTTAGACGTTGAAAATTTCCAAAGTGATCTTTACGGAGAATTACTTGATAAGGAGCAATTTACACATATTAAAGATGGTGCTTTAGTAATGGCCTATTTTCCAGAAACAACCTTCTTGCCAGAAATTTTGCCTTTTATCAAAGAAAGTATCACTCGCTTACCGGAATTTGGTCTTGCAATCGGCAAGAACGAAGTGAGCGTTAGCGAAGTCGCTGAAAGTGATTGGGCCACAGCTTGGAAAAAATATTATCATCCAGTTCGTGTGACGCGTTTTCTAACGATTGTTCCAAGCTGGGAAAAATATGAAGCACAAGATCAGTTTGAAAAGATCATTACTTTAGATCCTGGAATGGCTTTTGGGACAGGAACACATCCTACAACACGTTTAACGTTGCAAGCGCTGGAAACAGTCTTACGTGGCGGTGAAACGTTACTTGATGTTGGGACTGGTTCAGGAGTGTTAAGCATTGCCAGCAAATATTTAGGCGCAAAAGAAGTGCATGCTTATGATTTAGATGAAGTGGCCGTAACAGCAGCAAAAGAAAATATGGATATGAATCCGATTGCTAGTGATGTACATGTTTCAGCTAATGATTTATTGAAAAATGTAACAATCGAAGCAGATGTAATCGTAGCAAATATTTTAGCGGATATCATTACTTTAATGATCGAGGATGCCTGGCGTTTATTAAAAAATGATGGAACCTTGATTGTTTCAGGAATTATACATGAGAAAAAAGCGATGATCTTAGAGAAAATGACAGAGATGGGTTTTCTTGTAGATCAGATTTTTCAACAAGGCGATTGGTACGCGATTATTTTAAAGAAAACTGAGGAAGAGTAA
- a CDS encoding 16S rRNA methyltransferase yields the protein MQRYFLTEPYETKELYMITGENYHHIVRVMRMEPTQKVFLAFSDRLAIIAEITDITEDAVYLKEVSKEKAEKELPINVTIACGYPKGDKLEWIVQKGTELGSHKFIGFPAKASVVKWDHKKLAKKTERLKKIATEAAEQSHRQFAPDIVLLEKEQALIERFSSYDKVLIAYEESAKIGERSCFATVLSELSAGDSLLIIFGPEGGFSPDEIAEFQEHKGIICGLGPRILRAETAPLYALSAISYQFELV from the coding sequence ATGCAGCGGTATTTTTTGACGGAGCCTTATGAGACCAAAGAGCTTTATATGATTACAGGAGAAAACTATCATCATATTGTTCGAGTGATGCGGATGGAACCGACGCAAAAAGTTTTCTTAGCATTTAGTGATCGTCTAGCAATTATTGCTGAAATCACAGATATTACAGAAGACGCCGTTTATTTAAAAGAAGTCAGTAAAGAAAAAGCAGAAAAAGAGCTGCCGATCAATGTGACGATCGCATGTGGTTATCCAAAAGGAGATAAACTAGAATGGATCGTTCAAAAAGGAACCGAACTAGGCAGTCATAAATTTATAGGATTTCCAGCTAAAGCTTCTGTAGTAAAATGGGATCACAAAAAGTTAGCGAAAAAAACAGAGCGTTTGAAAAAAATAGCGACAGAAGCAGCTGAGCAATCTCATCGCCAGTTTGCGCCAGATATTGTATTATTAGAAAAAGAGCAAGCGTTGATCGAGAGGTTTTCCAGTTATGATAAAGTCTTGATCGCTTACGAAGAATCGGCCAAAATTGGGGAACGCAGCTGTTTTGCAACGGTCCTTTCTGAACTGTCTGCTGGTGACTCTCTTTTGATCATATTTGGACCAGAAGGTGGTTTTTCACCAGATGAAATAGCAGAATTTCAAGAGCACAAGGGAATTATTTGCGGCTTGGGTCCGCGCATTTTACGTGCAGAAACGGCACCGCTCTATGCTTTGAGTGCTATTAGTTATCAATTTGAATTAGTGTAA
- a CDS encoding deoxyribose-phosphate aldolase, translating into MELELQKISIMLIDPLCTDQQFTEEILFLKEFPVRSIFVLPYNVARAKQLLTGTMIQVGSFVDFPLGSGTLAKKAFETGQLYRDGASDVFVTMTPEQLPLHGNQSFQALEQLSFGRNALGYFLDSSQLTGNQKQVLTMDIATLNVSAISLGVNLTMEQAIYDMSLLRTGRKKQMTFQVNVKAPTLLEIELLFQAGASYIGISNGREILPLISKWN; encoded by the coding sequence ATGGAGTTAGAGTTGCAGAAAATTTCAATTATGTTAATAGATCCGTTGTGTACAGATCAACAGTTTACAGAAGAGATCCTTTTTCTAAAGGAATTTCCTGTTCGTTCAATTTTTGTTTTGCCTTATAATGTTGCTAGAGCAAAGCAACTATTAACTGGAACGATGATTCAAGTGGGCAGTTTCGTTGATTTTCCGCTTGGTAGCGGAACTTTAGCAAAAAAAGCCTTTGAAACAGGACAATTGTATAGAGACGGTGCATCTGACGTTTTTGTAACTATGACGCCTGAACAACTGCCACTTCATGGAAATCAAAGTTTTCAAGCGTTGGAGCAGCTGTCATTTGGGCGGAATGCTCTAGGCTACTTTTTAGATAGCAGTCAACTAACAGGTAATCAAAAGCAAGTATTAACAATGGATATTGCTACGTTAAATGTTAGTGCTATTTCTTTAGGGGTAAATTTAACGATGGAACAAGCGATCTATGATATGAGCCTTCTTAGAACCGGCAGAAAAAAACAAATGACTTTTCAAGTAAATGTAAAAGCGCCAACCTTACTTGAAATCGAGCTGTTGTTTCAAGCAGGAGCTTCTTATATTGGGATTAGCAACGGCCGTGAGATTTTGCCATTGATTTCAAAATGGAATTAA